GCCGTTCACTGTTTAAGGACTATAACAAATGTTTGGTAGgaactacaacgagcttcttgcCGGgctagtgacatcactaaccctaaaatgtaataaaccctgcccccaggaacacacaacaaagggggtgagacCATGTTGgactgctttagagaagaggaagagttgttgtagtagagtgtagTAAcaatgccgtcattttacaccatactgcttcacaaacgagggtcaattcaacgctggatttgcacaaaagattaacatgacgacacatgctagtcgatgagttgaatccagcaactacataaatgtatccactaaccattcagaaacatccagttgcattctaaaaggtgtaacttcttcctgagtctctctaTCATTGTCCATTTCCAGTTTGAataatgtaaggctgaacactgttactgacaattgtAGTTTTGGCTGCCTGaaattctccagctttgttgttgttgagcagctcatttgcatttaaagggacacacacaaaaacggcgtgtttttgctcacacccaaataggggcaaatttgacaagctataaaaaattatctgtggggtattttgagctgaaacctcacagacacattctggggacacaagagacttatattacactttaaaaaaattgaggttttccaacctcaaacttttaggtagtgtacatattttcaaaataaataatgttcttagcCAAAAAATTCAAACTGACCTCTGTATAAAGTGTCTGATAGGCAATGCGCACTCCATTGCTCCCAAACTCTGTCTGAGCTGCCGTCAGCAGCTCCTCTATGCCCTGATCTGACTTCATGGGGAAAGCCTTCTTCAATGCCTCACTGATAATCAGCACACATATTGTAATAAATAACATGACAATCATATATATTTCTACTGAGGACATATGAGTTTTCACTCACCTAAACTCTGTGACAGTTAGTGATCCGCATTGTGTTATGTCACTTTGAATTAAAACCTTGAGTAAGTGAGACAGCAGCTGTGTCTGTCCATGGTAGATGCTCTCATCAACCTGCCACAAAATTACACTCAGCAAAATTACACAGCAAATCTCAGTTAGAATATAATTATCCCAATAAATATTTGGACAGTTTTGGAGGCCCCTATTAAATACAACAGATGAAAACCCTGCTTTCAATGGACTTACTTGTTCAGTACTGCTATGGTAAATGGTTACTTAGATTAAGCACAAACCTTCCCAGTCAAGATGTCATTGAAAAGGCAAATGAAATCATCTTTCAGATTGTTTTGGATGCTTTCCATCAAGCTGTAAGCCCAATCTCCTGCCTTATCTGTATATTGTTCCACAAGATAGCTGTGAAGAAACTCCTGCAGGTCTCTGGAGACATCGTTCttcattgaagaaaaatgtGAAGAAATACAGTTACTCAACTATTGAATGTTTAAACAAATCAAGATAGGATATTAGTATGCCATACCTTTTCATTCTCTGTTGTTTTGTTCCTCCAGATATCTTTTATAACTCTGATAACATCTGTTTTCTTGAGCTTAAGATTCTTAATTTTTCCCTCATATTGTAGATAAATGGGGACGTCACTGGATGTGCCCTGtcaaaacaactttaatttAACTTAGCAAAGTTGGTCCAGTTGGGTCcagagtttatatatatatatatacacactgatGTTAGGAACACTTACAAGTCCAATAAAGAACTCTTTTTGTCCATTGATCTCCTGCAGCAAGATCTCCAGCTTCTTTTGGCTGGACTGACCTTCAAAAAGCTCTCTACATCTCTCACTGCCTCCGAGTATGTCTATAAAACATATTACATCATCATTATCTCAAACATATGCTCAACTGTGCTATATAAAGAAGAGAACCTTTGGCAAAATTATCATGGAAAATTCAGATACTGATACCTGAACATTGTTCCCAGTTTGGTCTGGGAGTTGTTACAGTGTGTTTGTTATCTGAGCCATGTTGCAGCACAGACTGATTAGAGTGTAACACAGCAGGTGATGACTGTTGAGTACAAGAAAGTTTAGTAATCAGATGAgtttatgattatttatttataattatatagaCCTCGTTGAAGCTTTCCAGATCTGTTTCTCCGTATAACTACCTGACGATGAACCTCAAGCAGCGTGTCATATTCAGACTTCATCTGGTCAAAGTCTGTTTGTAAGGTTTCCAGCTGAAACAAGGAAAGAAatcatattaaacattattgtCAAAAgcttattaaagggatagttcacccaaaaatgaaaattctgtcatcatttactcaccctcaagttgtttcaaacctgtataaatttcattcttctgatgaacacaaaagaagatattttgaagaatatgtgtAACCAAATAGTTGGccctattgacttccatagtatttatttatttattttccatactatggaatcaatagggcccatcaactgtttggttatcgacatttctcaaaatatcttcttttgtgttcagtagaagaaagaaatttaacaggtttggaacaacttgagggtgagtgaatgatgacagaatttttaatttttgggtgatttttgggtgaactattatatagttttgggtgaactatgcaatttaaaataactgttttctattttaatatatcttaaaatttaatttatttctatgttggcaaagctgtatttacagcatcattactccagtcttcagtgtcacatgatcattcagtcTTAATCTGCTGATTTGATGTTCacgaaacatttcttattattcaTACTGCATAAAATGTTTGTGGAAATTCTGATACATATTTTCAAGAAAGTTaaagaaacagcatttattttaaacagaaatccTTCACAACAATGTAAAAGTTTGATCAATTAATGaatccttttttaaaaaaaatctccatACCTTCATTAGAGTCTCCTCATGCATACGATTCAGGTTATCCCATTCCCGTCGAGGGACGACATCACTGTATTCCGCTTCCAGGCGGTTGAGCTCAACCTGAGCTTTGGTAAGATCCTCTCTACACACCTGCAAAGCCATTTTCACCACCATAGGATCCTCAGATTCCACCTCTGAGAGGAACAAGCAGAGTATCTGTCAAACCTCCTTCTCAATACTCAAACCTCCACTTCTATCCACTCTTTCCAAAAACAAGATTCCAATAAAACACACTCTCAAGTCAGACATTTTCTTACCATAGAAGCTACTCAGGTTCTGGTACAGGCTCTATTCTGCTCTCATCATGACTACTGCAACTCACTCCTGGCAATCAAACCTCTGCAGAAAGCTCCAGCCCAGCTAATATTCAACATCTTCCATTAATCTAACATCACAACTCTGCTATGCTTCCTCCACCGACTCATACACTAATTACCAGGAGTAACACTTTGTTtccatgtttatttttatttttttcaggcagtactactactactaatcatcatcatcatcatcatcactagTGCCCCCTTCATTATaacctttattattatcatcatgtTCAGTATCTTGGGTAGAGTGCATTGTGCTGATTCTGGTGATGAGCAGCTTTCGTGCATCACGTTCATCCCTGTATAGCTGATACTGGGTGGCCAGATCCTCTTTTAGATGATCGACCTGCGGGAGAGATAAGTTTGTGTTTCATCATATCTACAACTTTCATATCTTTTCATATATGAATTATGGAAGCAGCAGTGTTGttatattgttaactaaaactaaaattaaaatttgtttatGGTCTTTAAAAattaagctaaaataaaatagaaatattagatttaaaaaaaacttacactTAAAAAACTTTTaggttgaagtactaaaattaaacttaaacgctaaatatatatatatatatatatatatatatatatatatatatatagagagagagagagagagagagagagagagagagtgcaaaaaaaaaaaaaaaaaaaaaatatatatatatatatatttattttttattttttttttttaaataatgctaaaataacactggcttattttacatgttttttcttcttttttttcactcTCCTCTCCCAAATTTGTATGTGAATGACCTGCCCCACTTGAGATGTAAATCAATGACCCACCGTTTGGCCCTAAAAAACATCTGCTGTAAACATCCAAaagatttaaattaatttcaaacTGTATTCAAATGTTAATAAGATACACATAATATGCTGAGAGGAACAACACAATATGATGAGTTTGCTCTTAGACAGTGAGATgatataattcataaaaataaaattatcttTCCTCTCTTGTAGCCTATGGAGAGTGCATGCTTGTTATTAACCGATATGttgttatatttcaaaataaacaaatacatttgtCAAATATTACCAAACCATGCAGAATACGAAGATTCGAAGTGAGCTTCAAAGCTTGTCTGAATAATACAAGGTAGATTTCTACAATAGGCTAGAAGtaataaattgtaaaaacattacaataagcTCCACCTGAATCTGCAGAGCACTCTGTTGTCTTCTCATACTCTTGATGACGTCCTGCAGATGCTGACACTCTTGATTCAGAGCTCGGATCTCATCTCTTTCCTGCACTTTCAGATCCAGAATCGTCTGCTCACACTGTTCCGACACAAGCACTAGCTTTGCCCGCAGTGGTAGCAGATCCCTGATCTGTTCACGAAGATGCGCTGAGAGAGACATTAACAAGTTGATTAGTGTCATCACTTTTACACATTTTGTGtttaatacaatacagatttttttatgaCTAACAAAAAACAAGGAATAGTAGTAACTTGCTAGCACAAAGATTTCcttttacaaataataaaaaagattgtACATACCTAATGTGATGTCATACTCATTTTTGATGGCAGACAAAATAGGCTTATAGGTTTTAAATTCTTCAATTAAATAGCCAAAGACCTCCTGGTAAACCTTCATAATGCAGGgaaaaagcagaaaaaaataatatcttACTATGCTATATactgtaaacaaatatattggaaatatattcacatagtgATTTTTAGTAATTTGGTAAATGTGGATTGTTTGGACCGAGCCACACATCCCTTTACTTGTGAAGAAAGTTAGATTCATTATATTTAGTCTGCTGTGGGGTcagtacaatttaaaaaaaaaaaaaaaaaatttaatactTTATTCAGAAAAGATGCATTAAACAGAGGGGATGGTTAAGACTTTTAAATCGTTACAAAAAATtctacttcaaataaatgcaatcatttaattaataataataacgaccaaataatcatgtttcttgAGTACCAAATTATCATacaagaatgatttctgaaggatcatgtgacactgaagactgccatcagctttgtcatcatgaattacattttaaaatagaaaagttattatttttacaatatttcataatattacggtttctgtcaaataaatgtggttggcataagttttttttttccaaaaacattaaaaatcttaccaaccccaaatttTTAAATCATAGTGTGTGCTAAAGCATGAGAGACCAATGCAAAAGTGGGATATAAACCTGCAGTCTGAGCTCTTGGACTTTGGGGCCGTGTGTGTCTAAAGCTTCGACTTCTCTCTTCAGATGACACTCCAGTTGCTCTAAGAAATGAGGTTTGGCAAGAGATCTGCAGCACATTATATATGTAGACATTAGGAACAAGACACTGGTATTCAGAATGGACATGTAAAGAAGATGACTAACTAAACTACTTTATTTAAAACTATTCTATTAAGTTTTGCAACTACTACAATGCTAAAATGAACACTGAGAGCTATGTGTTGTACTATACCcatgatgtattttttttctaggcttttGGACAATTTGATAGGTAACTTCAGCAGGCCAGGGTGAAAAGTCACTGGTGGTTTCCCCCATTTTGGTCTGAGGGAAAATGAGAGTGATCCAGAATTATTGGGCATGTGATGGTGGTgtcaaacaatacaaaataaatatctaTTTTTAGGACTGATAAACCAAATAAGGCAAATATATGCTGCTAAATCCAAGTTTTTTTATCcaagtaacattttatttacatatatatttactgTAACCAGTTAACAGTGTAGATCCATATGTAAATCAGCTAGCTATCAGTGCATGactggaataatatttaaaaaatatagttttttgtGTGCTTGCGTGTGTGATTAAAATAGCGctatcaaatcgattaatcgcaattaatcgcatctaacataaaagtttgtaaacattatatgtctgtgtgtgtgtgtgtgtgtgtgtgtgtgtgtgtgtgtgtgtataaatatatatatatatatatatatatatttatacacacacacacacacacacacacacatacatacaaacccgattccaaaaaagttgggacactgtacaaattgtgaataaaaaaggaatgcaataatttacaaatctcataaacttatattttattcacaatagattatagataacatatcaaatgttgaaagtgagacattttgaaatgtcatgccaaatattggctcattttggatttcatgagagcaacacattccaaaaaagttgggacagatagcaataagaggccggaaaagttaaatgtacacataaggaacagctggaggaccaatttgcaacttattaggtcaattggcaacatgattgggtataaaaagagcctctcagagtagcagtgtctctcagaagtcaagatgggcagaggatcaccaattcccccaatgctgcggcgaaaaatagtggagcaatatcagaaaggagtttctcagagaaaaattgcaaagagtttgaagttatcatcatctacagtgcataatatcatccaaagtttcagagaatctggaacaatctctgtgcgtaagggtcaaggccggaaaaccatactggatgcccgtgatcttcgggcccttagacggcattgcatcacatacaggaatgc
The Megalobrama amblycephala isolate DHTTF-2021 linkage group LG19, ASM1881202v1, whole genome shotgun sequence DNA segment above includes these coding regions:
- the tsnaxip1 gene encoding translin-associated factor X-interacting protein 1 isoform X1, yielding MSLKELQLPPLLHFESNSRGSQRHITGRISKSKFIKTKMGETTSDFSPWPAEVTYQIVQKPRKKIHHGSLAKPHFLEQLECHLKREVEALDTHGPKVQELRLQVYQEVFGYLIEEFKTYKPILSAIKNEYDITLAHLREQIRDLLPLRAKLVLVSEQCEQTILDLKVQERDEIRALNQECQHLQDVIKSMRRQQSALQIQVDHLKEDLATQYQLYRDERDARKLLITRISTMHSTQDTEHDDNNKEVESEDPMVVKMALQVCREDLTKAQVELNRLEAEYSDVVPRREWDNLNRMHEETLMKLETLQTDFDQMKSEYDTLLEVHRQSSPAVLHSNQSVLQHGSDNKHTVTTPRPNWEQCSDILGGSERCRELFEGQSSQKKLEILLQEINGQKEFFIGLGTSSDVPIYLQYEGKIKNLKLKKTDVIRVIKDIWRNKTTENEKNDVSRDLQEFLHSYLVEQYTDKAGDWAYSLMESIQNNLKDDFICLFNDILTGKVCA
- the tsnaxip1 gene encoding translin-associated factor X-interacting protein 1 isoform X2 — translated: MSLKELQLPPLLHFESNSRGSQRHITGRISKSKFIKTKMGETTSDFSPWPAEVTYQIVQKPRKKIHHGSLAKPHFLEQLECHLKREVEALDTHGPKVQELRLQVYQEVFGYLIEEFKTYKPILSAIKNEYDITLAHLREQIRDLLPLRAKLVLVSEQCEQTILDLKVQERDEIRALNQECQHLQDVIKSMRRQQSALQIQVDHLKEDLATQYQLYRDERDARKLLITRISTMHSTQDTEHDDNNKEVESEDPMVVKMALQVCREDLTKAQVELNRLEAEYSDVVPRREWDNLNRMHEETLMKLETLQTDFDQMKSEYDTLLEVHRQSSPAVLHSNQSVLQHGSDNKHTVTTPRPNWEQCSDILGGSERCRELFEGQSSQKKLEILLQEINGQKEFFIGLLF